In Pseudomonas sp. GCEP-101, one DNA window encodes the following:
- the adhP gene encoding alcohol dehydrogenase AdhP, protein MSTTLPTTMKAAVVHAFGAPLRIEEVKVPLPGPGQILVKIEASGVCHTDLHAAEGDWPVKPSLPFIPGHEGVGFVAAVGAGVTRVKEGDRVGVPWLYTACGCCEHCLTGWETLCESQQNTGYSVNGGYAEYVLADPNYVGILPKDVGFLEIAPILCAGVTVYKGLKETGARPGQWVAISGIGGLGHVAVQYAKAMGLHVVAVDVDDAKLELARRLGASLTINAKTQDPVEVVQRDIGGAHGVLVTAVSNSAFGQGIGMARRGGTVSLVGLPPGDFPTPIFDVVLKGLHITGSIVGTRADLQEALDFAGEGLVKATVSSGKLDDINAILDRMRAGQIEGRVVVEM, encoded by the coding sequence ATGTCCACGACCCTGCCCACGACCATGAAAGCCGCCGTCGTCCACGCCTTTGGCGCGCCACTGCGGATCGAGGAAGTCAAAGTCCCCCTGCCCGGCCCCGGGCAGATCCTGGTGAAGATCGAAGCCTCCGGCGTCTGCCACACCGACCTGCACGCCGCCGAAGGCGACTGGCCGGTGAAGCCGAGCCTGCCGTTCATTCCCGGCCATGAGGGCGTCGGTTTCGTCGCCGCCGTCGGCGCCGGCGTCACCCGCGTGAAGGAAGGCGACCGCGTCGGCGTGCCCTGGCTGTATACCGCCTGCGGCTGCTGCGAGCACTGCCTGACCGGCTGGGAAACCCTCTGCGAAAGCCAGCAGAACACCGGCTACTCGGTGAACGGCGGCTACGCCGAATACGTGCTGGCGGACCCGAACTACGTGGGGATATTGCCCAAGGACGTCGGCTTCCTGGAAATCGCGCCGATCCTCTGCGCGGGCGTCACCGTCTACAAGGGCCTGAAGGAAACCGGCGCGCGCCCTGGCCAGTGGGTGGCGATCTCCGGCATCGGCGGCCTGGGCCACGTCGCGGTGCAGTACGCCAAAGCCATGGGCCTGCACGTGGTGGCGGTGGACGTGGATGACGCCAAGCTGGAGCTGGCCCGGCGCCTGGGCGCCAGCCTGACCATCAACGCGAAGACGCAAGACCCGGTCGAGGTGGTGCAGCGCGATATCGGCGGGGCCCACGGCGTGCTGGTCACGGCGGTATCCAACAGCGCCTTCGGCCAGGGCATCGGCATGGCCCGTCGCGGCGGCACCGTGTCGCTGGTCGGCCTGCCGCCGGGCGACTTCCCCACGCCGATCTTCGACGTGGTGCTCAAGGGCCTGCACATCACCGGCTCCATCGTCGGCACCCGCGCCGATCTGCAGGAAGCCCTGGACTTCGCCGGCGAGGGCCTGGTGAAGGCCACCGTGTCCTCCGGCAAGCTGGATGACATCAACGCCATCCTCGACCGCATGCGCGCCGGGCAGATCGAAGGGCGGGTGGTGGTGGAGATGTAA